A window from Gossypium raimondii isolate GPD5lz chromosome 7, ASM2569854v1, whole genome shotgun sequence encodes these proteins:
- the LOC105769826 gene encoding B3 domain-containing transcription factor FUS3, with the protein MMAAATAAGAATAATPSVHEKPEAFALVAGVEGVTVEGDNIHQHPSGPSGLTRDLVAAVPSFGFNRKKRMARQRRSSSTIKLLSFTNNSSSSSSSSSHVPSPPLPTRVIDPKRLRFLFQKELKNSDVSSLRRMILPKRAAEAHLPVLESKEGILISMDDLDGLHVWSFKYRFWPNNNSRMYVLENTGEFVSTHGLQLGDFIMVYQDSLNQNYVIQAKKASDEDVYSDIARNGVNDLFLHDYEATKSSNYYYPMMEDNGMSFIYDTTLSFSNDCPLDFLGGSMTNYSRMGSLESFGSVENLSLDEFYQL; encoded by the exons ATGATGGCAGCAGCTACAGCAGCAGGAGCAGCAACAGCAGCTACTCCTAGTGTTCATGAGAAACCCGAGGCCTTTGCTTTGGTGGCAGGTGTTGAGGGTGTCACTGTGGAAGGGGACAACATCCATCAACACCCATCGGGTCCTTCCGGGTTGACCCGTGACCTTGTCGCGGCTGTTCCAAGCTTTGGTTTCAACAGGAAGAAAAGGATGGCTAGACAGAGGAGATCATCTTCCACCATCAAACTTCTCTCTTTTACTAACaactcctcctcctcctcctcctcatcCTCGCACGTGCCTTCCCCCCCTCTCCCCACACGT GTTATTGATCCAAAGAGATTGAGATTCCTTTTCCAGAAGGAACTCAAGAACAGCGACGTAAGCTCCCTCCGAAGAATGATACTCCCTAAG AGAGCAGCGGAGGCTCACTTACCGGTCCTCGAGTCCAAAGAAGGGATCCTCATCAGCATGGACGACTTAGATGGACTGCATGTATGGAGCTTCAAGTACAG GTTTTGGCCGAATAACAACAGCCGTATGTACGTGCTCGAAAATACCG GGGAATTCGTTAGCACGCACGGATTACAGCTCGGGGATTTCATCATGGTGTATCAAGATAGCCTAAACCAGAATTAT GTAATCCAGGCGAAGAAGGCATCGGACGAAGATGTATATAGTGACATAGCTAGGAACGGAGTGAATGACCTATTTCTCCATGATTATGAGGCAACTAAGTCCAGCAACTATTACTATCCAATGATGGAGGATAATGGGATGTCATTTATATATGACACCACCTTGAGCTTCTCAAATGACTGCCCACTTGATTTTCTGGGTGGATCAATGACCAACTATTCAAGGATGGGGTCTCTGGAAAGCTTTGGGTCTGTTGAAAACTTGTCACTTGATGAGTTTTATCAACTTTAA